In Rahnella variigena, one DNA window encodes the following:
- a CDS encoding FliC/FljB family flagellin, which produces MAQVINTNSLSLVAQNNLNKSQSSLGTAIQRLSSGVRINSAKDDAAGQAISNRFTSNINGLTQASRNANDGISIAQTTEGALNEVNDNLQNIRRLAVQSQNGTNSESDRKSIQDEINARLAEINRISEQTEFNGVKVLSSDQTLNIQVGSNDGQTIEINLSKMNSTTLGMDGFDATKVATKLSVGSKLSGDASGTAANVVLDQTQLDAMKDAAFSAGGSGDIYSTKDGSGNTVYIAVGKDASGADVAVTMTPTFSAGSGGAADTVTFAKGTDATADQMAGVGQLKAIDDALAQVDELRSGLGAVQNRFDSVISNLNSTVNNLSESRSRILDADFASEVSNMSRANILQSAGVTVLAQANQVPQNVLSLLR; this is translated from the coding sequence ACAAGTTATTAATACCAACTCCCTGAGCCTGGTAGCACAGAACAACCTGAATAAATCTCAGTCTTCACTGGGTACCGCTATCCAGCGTTTATCTTCCGGCGTGCGTATTAACAGCGCGAAAGACGATGCCGCAGGTCAGGCGATCAGCAACCGTTTCACTTCTAACATCAACGGTCTGACGCAGGCTTCCCGTAACGCCAACGACGGTATCTCCATTGCGCAGACCACCGAAGGCGCACTGAACGAAGTCAACGACAACCTGCAAAACATTCGTCGTCTGGCTGTGCAGTCTCAGAACGGCACCAACTCAGAATCTGACCGCAAGTCCATCCAGGACGAAATCAACGCGCGTCTGGCTGAAATCAACCGTATCTCTGAACAGACTGAGTTCAACGGCGTGAAAGTCCTGAGCTCAGACCAGACCCTGAACATTCAGGTCGGTTCTAACGACGGTCAGACCATCGAAATCAACCTGAGCAAAATGAACTCCACCACCTTAGGCATGGACGGTTTCGATGCTACTAAAGTCGCCACCAAACTGAGTGTCGGTTCTAAACTCAGCGGTGATGCTTCCGGTACTGCAGCCAATGTGGTTCTGGATCAGACTCAGCTGGATGCAATGAAAGATGCAGCATTCAGTGCAGGCGGCTCCGGCGATATCTACTCCACCAAAGACGGCAGCGGCAACACTGTTTACATCGCAGTAGGTAAAGACGCGTCTGGCGCGGATGTGGCGGTTACCATGACTCCAACCTTCAGCGCAGGGTCCGGCGGTGCGGCTGATACCGTGACCTTCGCGAAAGGTACTGATGCGACTGCCGATCAAATGGCAGGCGTTGGTCAGCTGAAAGCGATTGACGATGCACTGGCACAGGTTGACGAACTGCGCTCCGGTCTGGGCGCGGTACAGAACCGTTTCGATTCTGTTATCAGCAACCTGAACAGCACCGTGAACAACCTGTCTGAATCCCGTTCACGTATCCTCGATGCTGACTTCGCGTCTGAAGTGTCTAACATGAGCCGTGCGAACATCCTGCAGTCCGCAGGCGTGACCGTACTGGCACAGGCTAACCAGGTTCCGCAGAACGTACTGTCTCTGCTGCGCTAA